The region ACAGTGGTAATACACCTGCAAGAATCAGCAAAATCCTGCAATGTAATAAATCTGGACGTATAttggggaactttttttttcttttttgggggtttgggggagtgagggaggggtggggggatgcattCATACTAAACACTGATgaaaattttaaagaaaagagACTGTATTTTCTGAGAGATCTGCAAGGTCTTGAACTGTTTTACCAACTGTATGTTTCAGACATGGCAGCTGCAGCAACAAGTGACTTGGAGTGCCCTGTTTGCCATGACAGTTTACAGCAACCCAAAATCCTTCCCTGCACGCACCTCATCTGCCGCAAGTGTGTGGTGTCTTGGCTGGAAGAGGCTGGAAACCAAGGTGGCTGCCCTTTGTGCAGAGAGCAGATTCTTCCAGCCTCCAACAAAGGCCGGGGTGACCTTGTCTCCCAAGTGGACGCACTGCCCACGGACTTTGCTACGGCAGCTGTAGTTGAGAGTGAGAAAGCACTGACCGGCAGTCATGTCTGCAGCTGTTGTGATGATGAAGGGGCCGTCTTGTATTGCTTTCAGTGCTGCATTAAATTCTGCACTTCTTGTGCTAAAACCCATTCTAAGGTTCCCACAACTCGGGATCATGTGACAGAGAAGCTGAGCGATCTGACCACTGAGCAGCTGGCctcacaccccccaacaccctgtGTGAACCACAGCAGTAAACGGGCAGAGCTGTACTGTACAAGTCATGATGAACtcatctgtgtgctgtgtgtttccaCATCTCACCGCCAGTGCCCTGACTTGGCAGTGATTGGAGATGTGGCCACAGTGAAGAGGAAGGAGCTGAAGAAACATGTGCAGAAACTGGAGCAGAAGGAGGCTGCTGTTGTGGCAAAGGTTCAGGAGACATACCCCAtgccactcccccacacccacacccccaaaaagaaaatgaaagtttGTCAGATcaatattgaaagagagagagtttgtattgGACTGGATATTTTCTATACTGAAATGAAAATGTACCATTGGTCAcagactgaaaatgaaatgtttaacCCCACATATGGAATACAACTTCAAAGAATGGAAGAACACAGGATGAGAAAACACTTTAAAATGGTGTTTCTGACTGATCAGAACAGTGTGTAATTTATTAAGGTTTCAAAAGAAGGTTGTTTTAAGTCAGTAACTAAATGCAACACTGAGTAAAAATTATTTACTTTTTTGAAGTGTACTTTTACCACAAACATCAGACATGAAGGCAAGTCATCTGTAGTCATCCTTGTGTGTTAGTCAGTCTGCACTGACAGCATACATGTGCTAatgtgcacgcaagcacacacacacacacacatggcagagggatcagatggagagagagaatcaattatCAAATTATAAAACTGTTCTCTACTGATGAAATGAATCAtgatctgttttgtgttgtgagcaAGCTGCATTGTAAGTAACAAAAAATGTGTATACTTTTTCTTGTCCCATCAGATCAACAAAATTGACACCCAAGTGACAGACAGCAAGGGCAAGTTCAAGGCCTTGAGAGATGAGGTCAAGGTCACATTTGATGACCTGCAGATGGTACTGGAGACCTGGCATCGAAACCGGAATGCTGATATTCAGTATAAAGAAGACGCCTTTCTGGCTGAAAGAAAATCCTGCAAACTGGAACTGGAGAAGCAGAAAACTGCCTTGTCTGCTCATAAAACTATTGCTGAACGGCTGGTCTCTTCTGCAGCAGACAGTTCTCTGCTGGGCATGATGGGAAAGCTGAAGTCACGCCTGACTAGTCTGGAGTCACGGAGACTCCCTGACGCCAAGACAACAACGGAGAATCTGGTCCTGACATCAGATGTAGTTGAAAAAGTCCAGAAAACTATAGATGACATCGGGATGCTGATGGACTCTGCCCAGGACAAGGTATAGTTTTATATGTATTTAGAAATGAATCGTGGTCTTGTCAAAGTGATGTGTACACTCAGCTATTAAAGAGATTAGTTAAAATAACATCTTGATGGGTAAGGTGGTGATTATGACATTTTTCTGAAGACGAGATTTTTTATAGGGTGTGGggtacagatgcctgaccaatgcAAAGACAATGCACACAGCATACATGAACATATTTACATAGACGCAGATATTCTAGCTTCTTTAAGTTCAAAGAAAGAGCTAGGTCAGATAAGTACAGAGACACTGTCTGCATTTATATTTGTTTCCTAAAATCGATTCTGTCAACGATGACTGCTGGGATTGTTCGGAATTTTTGCTGCAAGTTCTTTGAAGAACATCAGCAAACttaatgggtgtttttttttttttttttttttttttttttttttttttggtttggtttttcatgTTCACACCAAAAGCATTACTGGACAGTATTGCATTCACAAGTACACATGAAAAACACAAAGACCCAAAACAACATATATcaataaatgggaaaaaaaaggaaaaagagacctATAATTTAAATTCATTTTTCCTACTTTGCCTATTTTGTATTCTAATGTGGTTGTTACTTTGTATGAATTGTTTGTTATTGTAATCTTAAGTAAAATTGATTAAACATGcatactgaacaacaacaaaatttttggTACATGTGTAAATGTCTATTTGTGTTTAAGCAAACAGTAGATAATATTTTTACCAGATTTGTAGCTGATATTTTCTTTCCACAACATGTAGTCAGTACAATAAAATGACAACATTGATTAACAAAACTACACTTTTTATTGACATACCATTTGTCAGTCCCGTCATTTTGAGTATGAGCACTCGAGATCTATTTTTTATTGCCTGAAATATGAGCACTCTGTTCTTTATTGTCAGAAATATATACAGTGTCCAGACATGTAAGCAGATAATACTGATACATATCTGATGTCAGTATCTTATTCTTATGGTCAGAACATCAAAGATCTGTGTATTTTTAAGAACTGTTTCCCATTCAGCATCATttatgttctgtattgtattgtcagagaactttttttttttttaatatactcaGAATGCAATTTCTAATAAGGAAAAAGAACTAAGACAGGTGATGACTTGTATTTTTAGACCTGTTTAGCATGAATCTAATAGATATGGGCTCTTTTTTCAGAGCTAGGTTTATTTTCAATAGTTTTGTGTGCacaagtttattttttctttctgatcagaTGACATCATGGACTGGGTGTCTGGAGCAGAGGGGAAACTGAAGTGCTATGAACTGTGTATTTGTGATAGCTGAGGGGATACCTCAGGGCTGTACAGATTGTTTTCTTTCGATGCCTTGTGTAGTTTTTATGATGATGACTGaaaagaggacaggacaggacaggagaggcagcagaagggaagaaagaaatgtcaGCTTGTGAGAGCAGTGAGCTGGGTTAATGTCCCTGTGGGTTGTGTGCAGGGTGATACAGAGGACAGGTGCCTTTGGTGTAGTGAGTATTGTTACACAGCTCTCTGTAAcgcttcttccttccctccctccctctgtctgtatgtctctttgtttggacgtctgtctgcttttctcccTCTTGCCTCCTGTcatttctatcggtctgtctggtatatatctatctatctctctatatatatatgtatgtgtgtatgtgtgtgtgtgtgtgtgtgtgtctgtctgtctgtctgtctctgtgtatacgtgtgtgtgtgtgtgtgtgtatatatatatattttttttaatttaatttaagatatatatgtatatatatgtgtgtgtgtgtgtttattgaacTGATGATGCTTTTGCTTTGGGAATCATTGGTATCATCACCTTACATCCCttctcctcactccctctctctctgtctgtctctctgtgctgatgCTCACCTCCTGGgctgctctctgtctttctgtgtctgtctattggtCTGtctggtatctctctctctctctctctctctctctctctctcaatacgtTTAAGATATATAACAACAAAATTTAGGTTAGGTGTATCAGATTTGGCTGTACATTATTATAGATACAGAGAACATAATGAAAGAGACCAAATTTGTCGATTATGTAAAACATTcaaggaagatgaattacattttgtcTTATGCCGCCCAGTCCTTAATGAGGTTAGACTTAAGTCAATTCCACGCAAGTATTACCAATACCCATGTGCCTTTAAGTTAAGTCTTCTGATGTCATCCACAAGACAGCGTGACTTGCATAATCTATCATGTTTCTTATATAAAGCGTTAAGACttagagaaattgtaacctcgtagtctgtcatgaactattgtttctcatgtcaagtgttactttgttgaaatctgattttgttgttgaatgTTTTGTAACAATATATGTTCGCTCACCCCTTcttgaggggccatggcctgatggataaaccattcgcattcacattctctctctaaatatgtatataataaccatatatatgtatatatatatatggttattGATTATGCTTCTGGTTCAGAGATCCAGTGAAGTTTGGAACTGTGTGACAAGGGAGTACTGTACACTTCTTTCATGGTGTGTCCTGGCGTtagccaggcctgagagatacagacacctgcagtactGGTCAGGAACTTTGAGCAACATTCCCAAACATGTATCTGTGATGTGGATGACACAGGGCTGTGTGGTCCTGGTCTTTCCCTTTGACCCCATGGCAGAGTCAGCTGTGGGTAGGGCTGGCTACAGGTTGTTTAGAAATGTCAGTCTCTGCAGCCATGGACCTTGTGTTTTTTTGAAGAGATGTTGTACTTGTGTGGTGACATCACAAAGTTCCCCTAAGACTGTCCAGGAGGCCGTCATGGGGGTCAGATGTTCTGTAATTCTGATGAACATTGATTTTACAGTGTGCATTTCATAGTTTTCCTCTGATGAGGGTGTGGACATCataaagtgagtgagtgatgaagaAAATCTGTATGTATTCTGTGGGATGGTTTTTCCTTTGTCTGTAGATGTGAAATTTACAACATGTTCATGTTTTGAAGAAACAGACTGGTTTTGAGTCACAGGAAGTTCTAGGAAGACCAGAGTGTGCTGCAGTGATGATTCTGTGTTACAGGAAGATCACTTGAAGGACCAGAGTATGCAGCTGTCATCAGAGTTGGAGATCGTGTCAAGCTGGGGAAGATTCATTTCTATGGAACAGGAGTAAGTGTACAGCTTTACTGACTGCCTTGTGTGGTTCACAGCAGTGTCAAACATGAATTTCTACGTTGTAACGTTTTGTCTTCAGTACCAGTCACAaatagttaaaacaacaacagcaacaatgaacaAGATGTCTCACACAGTCCCTAGCGCTGTGTGTCCCCAGCTCTTGGTTCCATCTCTGACCCTTTTCAGCTAGTGTTGATCAAAGAATGCCAGTGATGATCCTGGGAGAAAGGGATGTAACTCCTCTgtgtggatctggatctggatgcaGGGTGGAAAGAGGCCGGTGTTGGTCATAGCTCTGGTGGACCTGTACTTTGAGCCAGAGTCTGTGTGGGatctgatgaagagagagaataaagaaaaacagTGAAATGCAGACAGAGTGACCCAGGTGTTTCTTTCAGGAAGGAACAGTATTCACTGAGGAGGATACTGGAGTCACTGACACCTGTGTCAGCAATAGCTGTTTGTTATTGGGATGGATTCACCATCCTGTTGTTGTTTACCTGCCTCCTCCTCACTGGACCTTGTGTCTGATCATgctgtgagtgtgctgtggacaGGAAGGAGCAGAGATTATTTTTTTCCCAGTGTATATagatttattattgttattactatcactattattattatcattattagtagtagtatttcataGTCGAACATCTTACAGGTCTAGTTGACCATTGTCTCATCCCCAACTTCCAGCGTCACCTTCCTTACACTGAGGATCTAGAACTGTGACACAGTGGGATGATAGAAGTTTCCAGGTGTGGATCTGTTCAGTAGTTTTCCTGTGGAGTCCAGCTGTCAAAGGGAAACATCTACACAGTTAGAAAGCTGAAACATTGCCCCTTGATCTCATTACCTCCCGTccagaggaggaattttgtttgatgtcccaCACAttttggtgattgaagacattttgttaaagtgtttatgaatacatttgagtattatcggttagaaggggtttggagatgtgaatgaatggagagttgggggaaactaggcaaatgagggtgaaatgagggtgaaatttgaaaaaaaaaaatctaaatacaattacaggaaattacttaaaggacttgtaaaagagaagtcgttaaactgacaagcgaaataactgataatgaatgcaaaaagtcaaaaacatcaacgttttcagtcacttgtgaagacatactttcgtgtacataaggcttcatcaagctacagtcaaaaattatatgcttaattgtcaggttactaaagcatatgcacttgacattagaacaatacttggtctgtaatgaatttgataatagtctgagagttacaCTCCAAATTGGTCTGAGAAtcagacttgaattcaagcacctatgaaAGTCTCTTTcaagtatattgcttatttccttgtatgacaataggcaatatacttttatactatctgtatgattctttgctcccctttttgctgccctgtctgcttggtcgttataaaggaatccaatatgggatggtatccaacaagaGTCAACGTTTGCACCCTTCACAattagggagtgcaataaatacctaatttcaaacagtAAATTTTCTCTTTGATTAtactcaaaaaggagcaaactttttaaaacagattgagaatcaacacaaaataggatattacttatcctCATTAGTATTAGAGTTAGAGACTGTTTATGGATGTCTGTGAATGTCTTGATTTGAGTGGGGGGTTTTCTATTGACACACACTTGTTGCTATCTAACGGCTTAAAGGTGAGTACTTTGTATTTGAAACAATGTaacttttgttattgttttaaaaaaaagagtacacTTTGCTTGTTTTGGGAACACAGTGTTGTTTTGTATGTCTTTGCTCTgtgtcataaaacaacaacaaaaagtgagtcACAAGGAATAGAAATCAAATTTACATTGCATCTTCAGTGAGTCTACATTCCTTTGACTAGCTTTTCTTCCACAGTGAagattttggttttattttgcaAATAAAATATCACAGAACATGTTACAGTGGGTAGTAAACTGTCAGGTGATGGTGATCAACAATGTGATGTGTGCTTCCTGTTACAAGGGAACTGCTGGAGTTTGATACACATAGCTGTGACTTCTGTCTGTGGAGTATACATAGGTTTTAACTGCAAACACACATGTCTGTCTTGTAGCATCCTTTGAAAAGCATAACCTCTGacactgtgttgtgctggtgtGCTTGTTTCTGAAGTGATCAGAGTTGGAGGGTTTCTTTGCCCCaggttctctttgtgtctgtggtgtcttGTTGTCGGGATTTGAACTGACGACCCAGTGGGCAAGGTGAGCTCTGACAGCATGTGCAGAACATTGTCGAGGTGTTAGCAAGTGAAGGCACCCTCAGCATCAAAGGCAATGTCACtgatgtgttgttttggggtgtga is a window of Babylonia areolata isolate BAREFJ2019XMU chromosome 22, ASM4173473v1, whole genome shotgun sequence DNA encoding:
- the LOC143296866 gene encoding E3 ubiquitin-protein ligase TRIM45-like, which translates into the protein MAAAATSDLECPVCHDSLQQPKILPCTHLICRKCVVSWLEEAGNQGGCPLCREQILPASNKGRGDLVSQVDALPTDFATAAVVESEKALTGSHVCSCCDDEGAVLYCFQCCIKFCTSCAKTHSKVPTTRDHVTEKLSDLTTEQLASHPPTPCVNHSSKRAELYCTSHDELICVLCVSTSHRQCPDLAVIGDVATVKRKELKKHVQKLEQKEAAVVAKINKIDTQVTDSKGKFKALRDEVKVTFDDLQMVLETWHRNRNADIQYKEDAFLAERKSCKLELEKQKTALSAHKTIAERLVSSAADSSLLGMMGKLKSRLTSLESRRLPDAKTTTENLVLTSDVVEKVQKTIDDIGMLMDSAQDKGDTEDRCLWCRRSLEGPEYAAVIRVGDRVKLGKIHFYGTGDVGTVTRVDADLRTGVVKVRWDSTGDCYTYLMGQNNCYDLQLVLQT